One window from the genome of Eucalyptus grandis isolate ANBG69807.140 chromosome 7, ASM1654582v1, whole genome shotgun sequence encodes:
- the LOC104452446 gene encoding uncharacterized protein LOC104452446 isoform X2, which translates to MKAISTSSSSSPPPSPSPPPSHFAASLLSSRSYSSWSGGQASPACFHRRRLGGGETRVKFVVVMAKKKKPPSPSSSSSSSHQASDSTPLRITSNVKQNLQFLKLWKEFQKRNSGIPKPATSYRRKKLPKEDLLDDDMELYGDPTLALYHTNQGIESAVPVLLVDGYNVCGYWVKLKKHFMSGRLDIARQKLIDELVSFSMLREVKVVVVFDAMMSGLPTHKEIFAGYDAWIEKEVVALKEDGCPRVWVVTSDRCQQQAAYGAGAFIWSCKALVSEIKTSLKEVERMLQEQRTNSFQGKLLKHNLDSEVVDALKDLRKQLSENELRDS; encoded by the exons ATGAAAGCGATTTcgacatcatcttcttcttctcctcctccttctccttcgccgccgccgtcccacTTCGCGGCGTCCCTTCTTTCGTCGCGCTCTTACTCGAGCTGGAGCGgcggccaagcctcgccggcgtGCTTCCACCGGAGGAGGCTCGGCGGGGGCGAGACCCGCGTCAAGTTCGTCGTGGTcatggccaagaagaagaagcctccctccccatcctcctcctcttcttcttcccaccaG GCTTCCGACTCGACACCTCTGAGAATCACATCAAATGTCAAGCAGAATTTGCAGTTTCTGAAGCTGTGGAAG GAGTTCCAGAAGAGAAACTCCGGCATCCCTAAGCCCGCTACCAGCTACCGCAGGAAGAAGTTGCCAAAGGAAGACCTTCTGGATGATGACATGGAGCTCTACGGGGATCCTACCCTTGCCCTCTACCA TACGAATCAGGGTATAGAAAGTGCAGTACCCGTCTTGCTTGTGGATGGTTATAACGTGTGTGGCTATTGGGTGAAGCTGAAGAAACATTTTATGAGCGGCAGACTAGATATTGCTCGGCAGAAGTTGATCGATGAACTAGTTTCGTTTAGCATGCTCCGAG AGGTAAAGGTGGTGGTTGTGTTTGATGCAATGATGTCAGGACTTCCAACACACAAGGAAATTTTTGCTGGGTATG ATGCATGGATAGAGAAAGAG GTTGTTGCCTTGAAAGAAGATGGGTGCCCCAGGGTTTGGGTTGTGACTTCGGATCGCTGTCAGCAGCAAGCAGCGTATGGAGCA GGAGCCTTCATATGGAGTTGCAAAGCATTAGTTTCTGAG ATCAAAACATCTCTTAAGGAAGTGGAGAGGATGCTTCAGGAACAAAG GacaaattcttttcaaggaaaactGTTGAAGCACAATCTTGATTCGGAAGTCGTAGATGCACTCAAGGATCTGAGGAAACAGCTCTCTGAAAATGAATTAAGGGATAGCTGA
- the LOC104452443 gene encoding START domain-containing protein 10 has translation MPPKMSSPSPCTRSWSISEDSLRRYVHFASDSCIQELLSASVGNDGWKVVTVNSDGVEISKRRSGPLHTFRSRWLLKSLSPHQFITVATAIDAAKQWDPDLVEARYIKDVEDNLSIIRLRFGDNSKPLFRNREFIVYERRETMEDGTLVVAVASLPKEIAAGLHPKQNNVIRGLLLQSGWVVEKLDDSCVVTYVIQLDPAGWLPKFFVNRINTKLVMIIDNLRKLVATEA, from the exons ATGCCACCAAAGATGAGCAGCCCTTCTCCTTGTACCAGATCCTG GTCCATAAGTGAGGATTCCTTGAGAAGGTACGTGCACTTCGCAAGTGACAGCTGCATCCAGGAGTTGCTCTCGGCTTCAGTTGGGAATGATGGGTGGAAGGTCGTTACGGTGAACAGTGACGGGGTGGAGATATCGAAACGCCGGAGCGGTCCTCTTCACACCTTCCGCAGCCGCTGGCTCCTCAAGTCCCTCTCGCCCCACCAATTCATCACCGTTGCCACTGCAATCGATGCTGCCAAG CAATGGGACCCTGATTTGGTGGAAGCCCGGTACATAAAAGATGTTGAAGATAACCTTAGCATTATCCGTCTCAGGTTTGGAGATAATTCTAAGCCTCTGTTCAGAAACCGCGAGTTCATTGTCTATGAGCGCCGCGAGACGATGGAGGACGGCACTCTA GTGGTTGCAGTGGCTTCGCTGCCAAAAGAAATAGCAGCTGGGTTGCACCCAAAGCAAAACAATGTGATAAGAGGGCTACTTTTACAGTCAGGTTGGGTTGTTGAGAAGCTCGACGATTCCTGCGTGGTCACATATGTTATTCAG CTTGATCCTGCAGGATGGTTGCCCAAGTTCTTTGTGAACCGGATCAACACGAAGCTGGTGATGATCATCGATAACCTTAGGAAACTGGTAGCCACCGAGGCCTAA
- the LOC104452445 gene encoding cinnamoyl-CoA reductase 1, protein MTSKTAAPAEDMQPQPQPEPTKRGAVLVTGANGFIGSWLVRALLDSGYPTVRASVFPGSDASHLLAPRAPPPRLLISEADVLDAAAVARAVDGCAGVFHVASPCSLEAPADPERDLLRPAVQGTLNVLEAARRAGVRRVVLTSSISALVPNPGWPPHKPFDESSWTDLDYCKPRQKWYPVSKTLAEKAAWEFAEKHGLDVVAIHPATCLGPLLQPGLNASSAVLLQLLQGSTDTQEYHWLGAVDVRDVARAQVLLYETPAASGRYLCTNGIYQFGDFAQRIAKLFPEFPIHRFTGETNPGLAACEDAAKRLIDLGFSFTPLEDAIREAVESLKARGYLQG, encoded by the exons ATGACAAGTAAAACGGCGGCGCCAGCCGAGGACAtgcagccgcagccgcagccggAGCCGACCAAAAGGGGAGCCGTGCTCGTCACCGGCGCCAACGGCTTCATCGGCTCGTGGCTGGTCCGCGCCCTCCTGGACTCCGGCTACCCCACCGTCCGCGCCTCCGTCTTCCCGGGCTCCGACGCCTCCCACCTCCTCGCCCCCCGGGCGCCTCCCCCCCGCCTCCTCATCTCCGAGGCCGACGTCCtcgacgccgccgccgtcgcccgcgCCGTCGACGGCTGCGCCGGCGTCTTCCACGTGGCCTCCCCCTGCTCCCTCGAGGCCCCCGCCGACCCCGAGCGCGATCTCCTCCGCCCCGCCGTCCAGGGCACCCTCAACGTCCTCGAGGCGGCGAGGCGCGCCGGCGTCCGGCGCGTGGTCctcacctcctccatctccgCCCTCGTCCCCAACCCCGGTTGGCCTCCTCACAAGCCCTTCGACGAGTCCTCCTGGACCGACCTTGACTACTGCAAGCCTCGCCAG AAATGGTATCCGGTGTCAAAAACTCTGGCAGAGAAGGCGGCGTGGGAGTTTGCGGAGAAGCATGGACTGGATGTGGTCGCGATACATCCGGCCACGTGCCTTGGCCCTCTATTGCAACCAGGTCTCAATGCAAGCAGTGCCGTGTTGCTGCAGCTGCTTCAGGGATCGACGGATACTCAGGAATATCACTGGCTCGGGGCCGTTGATGTTAGAGATGTGGCCAGGGCACAGGTCTTGTTGTATGAGACACCGGCAGCATCTGGTAGATATCTCTGCACAAATGGTATCTATCAGTTTGGTGATTTTGCTCAAAGGATCGCGAAGCTCTTCCCTGAGTTTCCTATCCACAG GTTTACGGGAGAAACCAATCCGGGTTTGGCAGCATGTGAAGATGCAGCGAAGAGATTGATCGATCTGGGGTTCTCCTTCACGCCTCTTGAAGACGCCATCAGAGAGGCGGTCGAGAGCCTCAAAGCAAGAGGTTACTTGCAAGGATAA
- the LOC104452446 gene encoding uncharacterized protein LOC104452446 isoform X1 codes for MKAISTSSSSSPPPSPSPPPSHFAASLLSSRSYSSWSGGQASPACFHRRRLGGGETRVKFVVVMAKKKKPPSPSSSSSSSHQASDSTPLRITSNVKQNLQFLKLWKEFQKRNSGIPKPATSYRRKKLPKEDLLDDDMELYGDPTLALYHTNQGIESAVPVLLVDGYNVCGYWVKLKKHFMSGRLDIARQKLIDELVSFSMLREVKVVVVFDAMMSGLPTHKEIFAGVDIIYSGESCADAWIEKEVVALKEDGCPRVWVVTSDRCQQQAAYGAGAFIWSCKALVSEIKTSLKEVERMLQEQRTNSFQGKLLKHNLDSEVVDALKDLRKQLSENELRDS; via the exons ATGAAAGCGATTTcgacatcatcttcttcttctcctcctccttctccttcgccgccgccgtcccacTTCGCGGCGTCCCTTCTTTCGTCGCGCTCTTACTCGAGCTGGAGCGgcggccaagcctcgccggcgtGCTTCCACCGGAGGAGGCTCGGCGGGGGCGAGACCCGCGTCAAGTTCGTCGTGGTcatggccaagaagaagaagcctccctccccatcctcctcctcttcttcttcccaccaG GCTTCCGACTCGACACCTCTGAGAATCACATCAAATGTCAAGCAGAATTTGCAGTTTCTGAAGCTGTGGAAG GAGTTCCAGAAGAGAAACTCCGGCATCCCTAAGCCCGCTACCAGCTACCGCAGGAAGAAGTTGCCAAAGGAAGACCTTCTGGATGATGACATGGAGCTCTACGGGGATCCTACCCTTGCCCTCTACCA TACGAATCAGGGTATAGAAAGTGCAGTACCCGTCTTGCTTGTGGATGGTTATAACGTGTGTGGCTATTGGGTGAAGCTGAAGAAACATTTTATGAGCGGCAGACTAGATATTGCTCGGCAGAAGTTGATCGATGAACTAGTTTCGTTTAGCATGCTCCGAG AGGTAAAGGTGGTGGTTGTGTTTGATGCAATGATGTCAGGACTTCCAACACACAAGGAAATTTTTGCTGG CGTGGATATAATTTACTCTGGTGAATCTTGTGCAGATGCATGGATAGAGAAAGAG GTTGTTGCCTTGAAAGAAGATGGGTGCCCCAGGGTTTGGGTTGTGACTTCGGATCGCTGTCAGCAGCAAGCAGCGTATGGAGCA GGAGCCTTCATATGGAGTTGCAAAGCATTAGTTTCTGAG ATCAAAACATCTCTTAAGGAAGTGGAGAGGATGCTTCAGGAACAAAG GacaaattcttttcaaggaaaactGTTGAAGCACAATCTTGATTCGGAAGTCGTAGATGCACTCAAGGATCTGAGGAAACAGCTCTCTGAAAATGAATTAAGGGATAGCTGA
- the LOC104452446 gene encoding uncharacterized protein LOC104452446 isoform X3 encodes MKAISTSSSSSPPPSPSPPPSHFAASLLSSRSYSSWSGGQASPACFHRRRLGGGETRVKFVVVMAKKKKPPSPSSSSSSSHQASDSTPLRITSNVKQNLQFLKLWKEFQKRNSGIPKPATSYRRKKLPKEDLLDDDMELYGDPTLALYHTNQGIESAVPVLLVDGYNVCGYWVKLKKHFMSGRLDIARQKLIDELVSFSMLREVKVVVVFDAMMSGLPTHKEIFAGCMDRERGCCLERRWVPQGLGCDFGSLSAASSVWSRSLHMELQSISF; translated from the exons ATGAAAGCGATTTcgacatcatcttcttcttctcctcctccttctccttcgccgccgccgtcccacTTCGCGGCGTCCCTTCTTTCGTCGCGCTCTTACTCGAGCTGGAGCGgcggccaagcctcgccggcgtGCTTCCACCGGAGGAGGCTCGGCGGGGGCGAGACCCGCGTCAAGTTCGTCGTGGTcatggccaagaagaagaagcctccctccccatcctcctcctcttcttcttcccaccaG GCTTCCGACTCGACACCTCTGAGAATCACATCAAATGTCAAGCAGAATTTGCAGTTTCTGAAGCTGTGGAAG GAGTTCCAGAAGAGAAACTCCGGCATCCCTAAGCCCGCTACCAGCTACCGCAGGAAGAAGTTGCCAAAGGAAGACCTTCTGGATGATGACATGGAGCTCTACGGGGATCCTACCCTTGCCCTCTACCA TACGAATCAGGGTATAGAAAGTGCAGTACCCGTCTTGCTTGTGGATGGTTATAACGTGTGTGGCTATTGGGTGAAGCTGAAGAAACATTTTATGAGCGGCAGACTAGATATTGCTCGGCAGAAGTTGATCGATGAACTAGTTTCGTTTAGCATGCTCCGAG AGGTAAAGGTGGTGGTTGTGTTTGATGCAATGATGTCAGGACTTCCAACACACAAGGAAATTTTTGCTGG ATGCATGGATAGAGAAAGAG GTTGTTGCCTTGAAAGAAGATGGGTGCCCCAGGGTTTGGGTTGTGACTTCGGATCGCTGTCAGCAGCAAGCAGCGTATGGAGCA GGAGCCTTCATATGGAGTTGCAAAGCATTAGTTTCTGA